The Hymenobacter sp. GOD-10R genome includes a window with the following:
- a CDS encoding PAS domain-containing sensor histidine kinase: MSALASERSVALLDTLLDISLTAVALLRPLYADDNRLTDFAWVYLNPAGQQMLRQPEVPAASLLTLFPTAVEDGVFAKCHQAFLTGEAQRNETLYQADGPDGYFLLTTQRSGDLLVVNFTHTNYHLRTPVEQALRASQARERAARAEAERLNQELTVAVQVAERARAEAERQRGELERVFEQAPIAIAVYRGPSYTIELANPTVARLWGRTREQLLGKGLFEALPEVAGMGYEELLDGVMATGEPHVAHAMEAHHDRNGQRETVYWDFVYVPMYAADGRINGAMVVATEVTAQVQARRQVEHLNQALEARVQARTRELAEQQQLLSQILGHVPAAIATLRGPEHRFSFFNEHHQRLNGHRAVLGATVREVAPEAVEQGFLALLDHVYQTGQPHVGSEVPVWVTLPPIADPYYADFRYQPLHDERGQVQGILVFAVDVTERVRARQEHEAQQRLVETVFQQAPAGIWVAQGPAHVFELINPQMERLLGRSREQVLGRPYFEVLPELVGQGVPALLRQVWESGQSIMVEEFAVQLAYHAPNEPGYFTFVFEPLRNEQGQVVRIACVALEVSPQVLARRQVQALNEELATLNQDLIASNERLRNSNAQLTRSNADLDSFVYSASHDLKAPIANVEGLLHALHQELPPALLMTPTIARVLHLMADAVARFQQTLLHLTHIVQLERTDVEEAQEVALEQLINDVCLDLAPAIDAAQAQVLVDTQQCAWVRVAPKSLRSIVFNLVSNALKYRVPERTPTVHVRVACQDQQIHLSVQDNGLGLTPAQQGHLFKLFRRLHPGVEGSGVGLYTVKKIVDNAGGTITVHSEVGVGTTFSILLPGANRK; this comes from the coding sequence ATGTCTGCTCTTGCCTCTGAACGGTCGGTCGCGCTACTTGATACGCTGCTGGACATCTCGCTCACGGCCGTGGCACTGCTGCGGCCGCTCTACGCGGACGACAACCGCTTGACCGACTTTGCCTGGGTGTACCTGAACCCCGCCGGCCAGCAGATGCTGCGGCAGCCCGAAGTGCCCGCCGCGTCTCTGCTCACGCTGTTTCCCACCGCCGTAGAAGATGGCGTATTTGCCAAATGCCACCAGGCATTCCTCACCGGCGAGGCCCAGCGCAACGAGACGCTCTACCAAGCCGATGGCCCGGACGGATACTTCCTGCTGACAACTCAGCGGAGCGGGGACCTGCTGGTGGTCAACTTCACCCACACCAACTACCATCTGCGCACGCCCGTCGAGCAGGCGTTGCGCGCGAGTCAGGCGCGGGAGCGGGCCGCCCGGGCCGAAGCCGAGCGCCTGAACCAGGAACTGACGGTTGCCGTGCAAGTCGCTGAGCGGGCCCGGGCCGAAGCCGAGCGCCAGCGCGGCGAGTTGGAGCGCGTCTTTGAGCAGGCGCCGATCGCAATTGCCGTGTACCGCGGCCCTAGCTACACCATTGAACTCGCCAATCCCACGGTGGCTCGCCTTTGGGGTCGCACCCGCGAGCAGCTGCTGGGCAAGGGCCTATTCGAGGCGCTGCCCGAGGTAGCGGGCATGGGCTACGAGGAGCTACTCGACGGCGTCATGGCGACGGGCGAGCCCCACGTGGCCCACGCCATGGAGGCCCACCATGACCGCAACGGGCAGCGCGAAACCGTCTATTGGGACTTTGTGTACGTGCCCATGTACGCCGCTGACGGGCGTATTAACGGGGCGATGGTGGTGGCCACGGAGGTTACGGCGCAAGTGCAGGCCCGCCGTCAGGTGGAACACCTCAACCAGGCGTTGGAGGCGCGCGTGCAGGCCCGTACCCGCGAGCTAGCCGAGCAGCAACAGCTGCTGAGCCAGATTCTAGGACATGTTCCAGCTGCCATTGCCACGTTGCGCGGGCCGGAGCACCGCTTTTCATTCTTCAACGAGCACCATCAGCGGCTGAATGGCCACCGGGCGGTGCTGGGCGCGACCGTGCGGGAGGTAGCACCGGAAGCGGTGGAACAAGGCTTTCTGGCCCTCCTCGACCACGTGTATCAAACCGGGCAGCCACACGTGGGCAGCGAGGTGCCGGTTTGGGTGACGTTGCCGCCAATAGCTGACCCCTACTACGCGGACTTCCGCTACCAACCCTTGCACGACGAGCGTGGCCAAGTGCAAGGAATTTTAGTTTTCGCCGTGGACGTCACCGAGCGCGTGCGGGCCCGCCAGGAGCACGAGGCGCAGCAGCGGCTGGTCGAAACCGTTTTTCAGCAGGCGCCGGCCGGCATCTGGGTGGCGCAGGGACCAGCGCATGTGTTTGAACTCATCAACCCGCAAATGGAGCGGCTGCTCGGCCGCTCCCGGGAGCAGGTGCTAGGTCGCCCCTACTTCGAGGTGCTTCCGGAGCTCGTCGGCCAAGGGGTGCCTGCCTTGCTGCGGCAGGTATGGGAGAGTGGCCAGTCCATTATGGTGGAAGAGTTTGCCGTGCAACTGGCGTACCATGCGCCAAACGAGCCCGGCTACTTCACCTTTGTCTTTGAGCCCTTGCGCAACGAGCAGGGACAGGTGGTCCGCATTGCCTGCGTGGCGCTGGAGGTGAGCCCGCAAGTGCTCGCGCGGCGGCAGGTACAGGCGTTGAATGAGGAGTTGGCGACGCTCAACCAAGACCTCATTGCCAGCAATGAGCGCTTACGCAACAGCAACGCGCAACTCACGCGTAGCAATGCCGATCTGGATAGCTTCGTGTATTCGGCTTCGCACGATCTGAAAGCGCCTATTGCCAATGTGGAAGGCTTGTTACACGCGTTGCACCAGGAACTACCGCCGGCGCTGCTAATGACGCCAACGATTGCCCGGGTCCTGCACCTGATGGCCGACGCCGTCGCGCGCTTTCAGCAAACCTTACTGCACTTGACGCACATTGTGCAGCTAGAACGGACAGATGTGGAGGAAGCGCAAGAGGTTGCGCTCGAGCAACTGATCAACGACGTTTGTTTGGACCTAGCGCCAGCGATCGACGCTGCCCAGGCGCAAGTGCTCGTTGACACGCAGCAGTGTGCATGGGTGCGGGTTGCCCCCAAGAGCTTACGCAGCATTGTTTTTAATCTCGTAAGCAACGCCTTGAAGTACCGGGTGCCGGAGCGGACGCCTACCGTGCACGTACGGGTTGCCTGTCAGGATCAGCAGATCCACTTGAGCGTGCAGGACAATGGCTTGGGGTTGACCCCCGCGCAGCAGGGGCATCTGTTCAAGCTCTTTCGCCGCTTGCACCCAGGCGTTGAGGGTTCCGGCGTAGGACTGTATACGGTCAAAAAGATCGTGGACAATGCGGGCGGCACCATCACGGTGCACAGTGAAGTAGGCGTGGGTACCACCTTTAGCATTTTGCTACCGGGTGCGAACCGTAAATAA
- a CDS encoding KilA-N domain-containing protein, with translation MASTSIIPFSFGGVVIRQDSHGRICLTDLWKAAGKQRSKRPAAWLTLPTTVGFLAATERFLKVNKSDLLVSAAGRGGSTFGHRQLALEYAQYLSADLSVVVNQVFFERQAEEQNPDKLLDRAEAAYRRRGFSEEEIRARFQGKATRNRLVSVLARHGVKKQGFRLCTNATYIPLWGGNAAHVRQRKNLPEKSNPREHMSEKEMVALHLSELLAAESIEKKNVRGNDACALECRRAAATVSRMIQQHKDYLHGSSH, from the coding sequence GTGGCTAGCACGAGCATTATCCCTTTCTCGTTCGGCGGCGTCGTGATTCGCCAAGATAGCCACGGTCGTATTTGCCTGACCGATCTGTGGAAGGCCGCCGGCAAGCAGCGCAGCAAGCGCCCCGCGGCCTGGCTAACCCTACCCACTACAGTCGGCTTTTTAGCTGCCACCGAGCGATTTTTAAAGGTCAACAAATCTGACCTTTTAGTTTCCGCTGCTGGCCGTGGGGGCAGCACCTTCGGCCACCGCCAACTCGCCCTAGAGTACGCCCAGTATCTGAGCGCTGACTTGTCGGTAGTGGTGAATCAAGTGTTCTTCGAACGCCAAGCCGAAGAGCAGAATCCCGACAAGCTGTTGGACCGCGCCGAGGCCGCGTATCGTCGGCGCGGCTTCTCCGAGGAGGAAATACGGGCCCGCTTCCAAGGCAAGGCCACGCGTAACCGACTCGTGTCGGTGCTGGCTCGTCACGGCGTCAAGAAGCAGGGCTTTCGTCTGTGCACCAACGCCACCTACATACCGCTGTGGGGCGGCAACGCGGCGCACGTGCGTCAGCGCAAGAACTTACCCGAAAAGTCGAACCCGCGCGAGCATATGAGCGAGAAGGAGATGGTAGCCCTGCACCTCTCCGAGCTGCTCGCGGCCGAGAGCATCGAGAAAAAGAACGTGCGGGGCAACGATGCTTGCGCTTTGGAGTGCCGGCGCGCGGCGGCGACGGTAAGCCGCATGATTCAGCAGCACAAAGACTACCTCCATGGCTCGTCACACTAG
- a CDS encoding response regulator, which translates to MKKLASILLVDDDPTNNFLNERLFQRLHVAEQVHITESGDEALTWLQQENMPPTLLLLDVSMPGMSGLEFLEAYQPLRQVQAQPTVVVMLTTTMDSRDLLRLDELQIDGLVSKPLTEEKINYLLQLHFQRHLPA; encoded by the coding sequence GTGAAAAAACTTGCCAGCATACTCCTGGTGGATGATGACCCGACCAACAACTTTCTCAACGAGCGACTGTTCCAACGCTTGCACGTGGCCGAACAGGTGCATATTACCGAGTCAGGCGACGAAGCCCTAACCTGGCTCCAGCAGGAAAACATGCCGCCCACGCTTCTACTGCTGGACGTGAGTATGCCTGGCATGAGTGGCCTGGAATTTCTGGAGGCCTACCAGCCCTTGCGACAAGTTCAGGCGCAGCCGACAGTCGTGGTGATGCTCACCACGACGATGGACAGTCGGGATCTACTGCGCTTGGATGAGCTTCAGATTGATGGTTTGGTGAGTAAGCCCCTGACGGAGGAGAAGATCAACTATTTACTTCAACTGCACTTCCAGCGTCACCTCCCCGCCTAA
- a CDS encoding helix-turn-helix domain-containing protein, with the protein MQAIIPVGVDYAQLLEDVRAVVRHEITLASTPASDAGTSPVNELLSIREAATLLGVTVQTIHDWKRRGLLKYHKLGSRSYLKHSEVLSALQINQRTLKAGGRHRG; encoded by the coding sequence ATGCAGGCCATTATCCCCGTGGGCGTTGACTATGCCCAACTACTCGAAGATGTGCGAGCTGTCGTTCGGCACGAAATTACCCTCGCTTCCACACCCGCTTCGGATGCAGGTACCTCGCCAGTTAATGAGCTGCTGAGCATCCGTGAGGCAGCTACCTTACTGGGTGTAACCGTGCAAACCATTCACGACTGGAAGCGGCGTGGATTACTGAAGTACCACAAGTTAGGTAGCCGCTCCTATCTAAAGCATAGTGAGGTATTAAGCGCCCTCCAAATTAACCAGCGTACGCTAAAAGCAGGAGGGCGGCACCGTGGCTAG
- a CDS encoding DUF4468 domain-containing protein, translated as MKTLLAIALFLLTLHATQAQTLAGLPLDSATHKITYTSVVQVPNATKEELYARAREWAVRRFQTTKDPLQLTDAPDHSLVVKGFAPIDKPILRNVWFTLILSTKDGRYRYVLSDLQDRLVFNPTKASIIGYTEEEYTKPKALEETLSMKGMYNRKGEPNQYIKTLSDATGEAVAKIIASLQQAETTTGKDW; from the coding sequence ATGAAAACCTTACTAGCTATCGCCTTATTCTTACTTACCCTTCATGCTACCCAAGCCCAAACCTTAGCAGGCTTGCCCCTTGACTCGGCCACCCACAAGATTACCTATACCAGCGTGGTGCAGGTGCCGAATGCCACGAAAGAAGAGTTGTATGCCCGGGCCCGGGAGTGGGCGGTGCGTCGCTTTCAGACCACGAAAGACCCGCTTCAGTTAACCGACGCTCCCGACCACTCGCTGGTGGTGAAAGGCTTCGCGCCAATCGACAAACCCATCCTGCGGAACGTCTGGTTTACCTTAATCCTGAGTACCAAAGATGGCCGGTACCGCTATGTGCTTTCTGATCTGCAAGACAGACTCGTGTTCAATCCTACGAAAGCTAGCATTATCGGCTACACAGAGGAGGAGTACACGAAGCCAAAAGCGCTAGAAGAGACATTGAGCATGAAGGGCATGTACAATCGAAAGGGAGAGCCAAATCAATACATTAAAACCTTAAGTGACGCCACGGGTGAAGCTGTGGCGAAGATCATTGCTTCGTTGCAGCAAGCGGAGACTACGACTGGAAAGGATTGGTAG
- a CDS encoding terminase small subunit encodes MLAGYATSGAGQEGHRLLKNAEIRAAVDERMSTLAMSAEEVVQRMSEAASILLNEHFTIKKAQDYEQEHVTIGELAQRKEGEIDFIREFLARTYPRYKCATGH; translated from the coding sequence TTGCTCGCTGGTTATGCCACCTCAGGTGCTGGGCAAGAAGGGCACCGATTGCTGAAAAATGCTGAAATTCGGGCTGCTGTTGATGAGCGTATGAGTACCCTTGCTATGAGCGCGGAAGAGGTGGTGCAGCGCATGAGCGAGGCAGCTAGCATCCTTCTAAATGAGCACTTTACGATTAAAAAAGCACAGGACTACGAGCAAGAACACGTCACCATTGGCGAGCTGGCACAGCGCAAAGAGGGTGAAATTGACTTTATCCGGGAATTTCTGGCGCGCACGTACCCGAGGTACAAGTGTGCTACCGGCCATTAG
- a CDS encoding response regulator: MATIPCVLLVDDDPTTNFLNKKLLLRLEVTGPIRVALNGQEALHELGLHCQERSADEPVLVFLDINMPVMDGIQFLQAYQQLPAAEQRAVVVMLTTSVSPQDQQRVQNLPITDYLDKPLTQTKVQAILRQHFAEQPSA, from the coding sequence ATGGCTACAATTCCCTGCGTGCTGTTGGTCGATGATGATCCCACCACCAACTTTCTCAACAAAAAACTCCTGCTACGCCTGGAGGTAACAGGGCCTATTCGTGTGGCCCTGAACGGACAAGAAGCCCTGCACGAGTTAGGGCTACACTGCCAGGAACGATCAGCCGACGAGCCAGTGCTGGTGTTTTTGGATATCAATATGCCCGTAATGGACGGCATTCAGTTTCTGCAGGCCTACCAGCAGTTGCCAGCCGCCGAACAGCGGGCCGTAGTAGTGATGCTTACGACTTCAGTGAGTCCGCAGGACCAGCAGCGAGTGCAGAATTTACCTATTACCGACTACTTAGACAAACCCCTCACCCAAACGAAGGTACAGGCCATCTTGCGGCAGCACTTCGCCGAACAGCCTAGTGCATAA
- a CDS encoding site-specific integrase, translating into MATVSFHLKEPQADRPTAIYALLTIDRGNRLKIYTGQSIHPSKWIKDDQRAKERGKGNELNGHLNDALNGIQDRLLTTYAEHLAAGALPTAAQLKAAAAPVAITPKVPQLDKADLLTVFTEWIASRSLTHTPNTLRTYRTTLRHLRDFQSAAKYPVAFDTVGGTFSQRLAEYLLTKRQLRDTAVRKNLVILKCFLAWATEHGYPVPPDYKKISWQRREPDILTLTRAEVVALASLDLRPALNNARGLFLLGVYTGLRFSDVAALRPEHIHVDRLRLTTQKTRDTLTIPIRPEARPLLAQIVAGTLRPLPNQVLNRYLKELAALAGIDTLTERTHYAGGKRHTTTAPKYEFVTTHTARRTFVTLALEAGLRPELIMKITGHKDLKSFSRYVNVTEDSVLTEFARVYETPVVETTAM; encoded by the coding sequence ATGGCTACTGTATCCTTCCACCTGAAGGAGCCTCAGGCAGACCGCCCCACGGCTATTTATGCCCTGCTTACTATTGACCGGGGTAATCGATTGAAGATCTATACTGGTCAAAGCATCCACCCCAGTAAGTGGATAAAAGACGATCAACGAGCGAAAGAGCGAGGCAAAGGCAACGAGTTGAACGGGCACTTGAACGACGCCCTCAACGGTATACAAGATCGATTGCTGACGACGTACGCCGAGCACCTGGCTGCTGGTGCCTTACCTACCGCTGCTCAGCTGAAAGCGGCCGCTGCCCCTGTAGCCATAACGCCTAAAGTTCCGCAGTTAGACAAAGCAGACCTGCTGACCGTCTTCACGGAGTGGATTGCTAGTCGTTCGCTAACGCACACGCCTAACACGTTACGCACGTATCGCACAACCTTACGCCATCTCCGTGATTTTCAGAGTGCCGCTAAGTACCCGGTGGCATTTGACACTGTGGGCGGCACTTTCTCGCAACGCCTTGCCGAGTACCTGTTAACAAAAAGGCAGCTGCGTGATACGGCCGTACGCAAGAACCTAGTTATACTGAAGTGCTTTCTGGCCTGGGCCACAGAGCATGGCTACCCGGTACCACCTGATTATAAAAAGATAAGCTGGCAGCGACGAGAGCCGGATATACTCACGCTCACTCGCGCAGAAGTAGTAGCTCTGGCTAGTCTCGACCTTCGTCCTGCACTCAACAACGCCCGCGGTCTATTTCTGCTGGGGGTATATACCGGTCTACGCTTCTCCGACGTGGCTGCCCTACGCCCAGAGCACATCCACGTTGACCGGTTGCGCTTGACTACGCAGAAGACGCGTGATACGCTTACTATTCCGATACGCCCCGAAGCCCGCCCGCTTCTAGCGCAAATAGTGGCCGGTACCCTGCGACCACTACCTAACCAGGTACTCAATCGCTACCTCAAGGAACTAGCTGCTCTGGCTGGGATTGATACGCTTACGGAGCGTACTCATTACGCTGGAGGCAAGCGCCACACCACCACAGCCCCGAAATATGAATTTGTGACGACGCATACCGCCCGTCGCACATTCGTGACGCTGGCACTAGAAGCCGGATTACGACCGGAACTGATTATGAAGATTACCGGTCACAAGGACCTAAAGTCGTTCAGCCGCTACGTGAACGTAACGGAGGATTCAGTATTGACGGAGTTTGCTAGGGTGTATGAGACACCTGTTGTAGAGACTACAGCGATGTAG
- a CDS encoding alpha/beta hydrolase has product MPFVYSTRPTPPAPVAVRGSLTERHHVLRRNHVQVLGAGAGKPTLLLCHGFGCNQHIWGYLVPALVTRYQLVLFDHVGAGESDAQAYDPQKYATLDGYARDVVEICQALELRQVIGMGHSVGAMITMLAAVQAPAYFAKLIMLAPSPCYLNEPDYYGGFEREDVQQLLELMRTDYHGWASMFAGLLMGPANPAALGEELAQYFCQMNAALAQEFARVTLLADSRAALSQVSVPVLLVQCQQDAVAPAEVGAYLLAHLPHAQLVTLAATGHCPHLSAPLETLAVVEAFLAGKGAERTLTA; this is encoded by the coding sequence TTGCCGTTCGTCTATTCCACCCGCCCCACCCCGCCGGCCCCTGTGGCTGTGCGCGGGTCCCTGACCGAGCGGCACCACGTTCTGCGCCGCAATCATGTGCAGGTGCTTGGGGCGGGCGCTGGCAAACCCACGCTGCTCTTGTGCCATGGCTTCGGTTGCAATCAGCATATTTGGGGCTATTTGGTTCCGGCGCTGGTGACGCGCTACCAACTGGTCTTGTTTGATCACGTTGGCGCGGGCGAATCGGACGCACAGGCCTACGACCCGCAGAAGTATGCCACCCTGGACGGCTACGCCCGCGATGTCGTCGAGATCTGCCAAGCCTTGGAACTGCGTCAAGTAATCGGCATGGGCCACTCGGTGGGCGCCATGATCACCATGCTGGCCGCGGTGCAGGCCCCCGCCTACTTTGCCAAGCTGATCATGCTGGCGCCTTCGCCTTGCTACCTGAACGAGCCAGATTATTACGGCGGCTTCGAGCGCGAGGATGTGCAGCAGCTGCTCGAGCTGATGCGCACCGACTACCACGGCTGGGCGTCGATGTTCGCCGGGCTACTCATGGGGCCGGCGAACCCCGCGGCGCTGGGTGAGGAACTCGCCCAGTACTTTTGCCAGATGAATGCCGCCTTAGCGCAGGAATTTGCCCGGGTAACGCTGCTCGCCGATAGCCGGGCGGCGTTGAGCCAGGTGTCGGTGCCGGTCTTGCTGGTGCAGTGTCAGCAAGATGCCGTTGCGCCGGCCGAGGTGGGGGCTTACCTGCTCGCGCATTTGCCGCACGCGCAACTCGTCACCCTGGCCGCCACCGGTCACTGCCCGCACCTGAGCGCCCCGCTGGAAACCCTGGCGGTAGTAGAAGCCTTTTTGGCGGGGAAAGGAGCTGAACGGACCCTGACCGCGTAA
- a CDS encoding replicative DNA helicase, which translates to MNATDKFLHLPQQSEELERAVLGAMITSSSSLRDALTLLRGGAEVFYHTPHKHIFKAIHALNSQGKGVEYVTLMQQLTTDGKLATAGGSAYVKELIYQTIYGPSVKDYCEFMIALWSKRRVADTMRVLLQGANDPRSNIHELLAEAYTHIHQVQQGLQVKGPVVLTDVIDPVADAIEQAAATPGGMTGVTSGLKSIDDMTGGWQPSDLIIIAARPGVGKTSFALANAVPAALAGQPGAIFNLEMNNLQMGRKMVATELGEYSTSQLQKGYFPSGGLAEAKTIRERAARLRNAEIYLDETPGLEISEFRGKAARLKADHGICWIIVDYLQLMTANGKGNREQEIAAISRGLKLTAKELNVPVLALSQLSRTVESRGGEKKPILSDLRESGAIEQDADVVVFLYRPEYHGIKQDEMGGSVENTTDVIFAKHRNGPLGEVTLGSTMKNGRYFDLDIEPSTLATPEPAPVPEQFGPRILGLRTAGASEFSDPGEPLE; encoded by the coding sequence ATGAATGCTACCGATAAGTTCCTGCACCTGCCTCAGCAATCCGAAGAGCTCGAGCGTGCCGTGTTGGGGGCGATGATTACGAGCTCCAGCAGTTTACGCGACGCCCTGACCCTGCTTCGGGGTGGCGCAGAGGTATTCTACCACACCCCACACAAACACATCTTCAAGGCTATCCACGCCCTGAATAGCCAAGGCAAAGGCGTTGAATATGTCACGCTCATGCAACAGCTGACCACTGACGGCAAGCTGGCCACAGCCGGGGGCTCTGCCTACGTCAAGGAGCTGATTTACCAGACCATCTACGGCCCGAGCGTCAAGGATTACTGCGAGTTCATGATTGCCCTGTGGAGTAAACGACGGGTGGCCGATACTATGCGGGTGCTGCTACAGGGCGCCAACGATCCGCGTAGCAACATTCATGAATTACTAGCGGAGGCCTACACTCACATTCACCAGGTGCAGCAAGGCTTGCAGGTGAAAGGCCCGGTGGTGCTAACGGACGTTATTGACCCCGTGGCAGACGCCATCGAACAAGCGGCGGCTACCCCTGGTGGCATGACGGGCGTAACCAGTGGCCTCAAAAGCATCGATGACATGACGGGCGGCTGGCAGCCCTCCGATCTGATCATCATCGCGGCCCGCCCTGGCGTTGGCAAAACCAGTTTCGCCTTGGCCAACGCTGTGCCTGCGGCCTTAGCGGGTCAGCCCGGCGCCATCTTCAACCTGGAGATGAACAATCTACAGATGGGGCGCAAGATGGTCGCCACCGAGCTAGGCGAGTACAGCACCAGCCAGCTGCAAAAGGGCTACTTCCCCTCGGGTGGCCTGGCGGAAGCGAAAACCATTCGGGAGCGGGCCGCCCGGTTGCGGAATGCCGAAATCTACCTAGACGAGACGCCGGGCCTAGAAATCAGCGAATTCCGTGGCAAAGCGGCCCGCCTCAAAGCCGACCACGGTATCTGCTGGATTATTGTCGACTACCTGCAGCTAATGACGGCCAACGGCAAAGGCAACCGCGAGCAGGAAATTGCCGCCATCAGTCGGGGCCTCAAGCTAACGGCCAAAGAACTCAACGTTCCCGTGCTAGCCCTCTCACAGCTCTCGCGGACCGTGGAGAGTCGGGGCGGCGAGAAAAAGCCGATCCTGTCGGACCTGCGCGAGTCGGGCGCCATTGAGCAGGATGCCGACGTGGTCGTGTTCCTCTACCGCCCCGAGTACCACGGCATCAAGCAGGATGAAATGGGCGGCTCAGTGGAAAACACCACGGATGTCATTTTCGCCAAGCACCGCAACGGCCCTCTGGGTGAAGTTACCCTAGGTTCGACCATGAAGAACGGGCGCTACTTCGATTTGGACATTGAGCCTTCGACACTGGCCACGCCGGAGCCAGCCCCTGTACCGGAGCAATTCGGTCCACGCATCCTAGGACTACGCACGGCCGGCGCGAGTGAGTTCAGCGACCCAGGCGAGCCCCTTGAGTAG